GGCTGGTGAAACCATCATTGGTGACTATATCAACACCGCAACTGTGACAGCAGGTGGTGTCAGCGATAGCGACCAGAGTGGCTACACCAATCCTGAGCCTGTGATTGACCCGATTCACTATGAAGTGGGCGATATGCACCTCTGCAACTACAAGGAAAAGCACATCAATGGCTACGACGTAATTCAGCTCACCTCTTCTTGGGGTTACGCAACCCAAGAGTTTGACGGCTTGACGGGTACTTATGACATCATTGTCGGTTACTTCGATGAAAATGATGGCCATAGCCATGCCACTGTCTCCATCGATGGCCATGTAGAAGCGTCTTGGGTTTGGGATCAACACCTTGGTTCTAACTACGTTTCTGATAGCAACCAAGCGCAGTATGTACTTGACGATGTTCACCTTGGTACTGGCGACATCATTAAGCTTGCTGCCACTAAGGATGGTGGTGAATTCGGACGCTTCGACTATGTGAAGATTGTTGCTTCTGATACCATCTCGGCTGCTGAAGCTGGTGTTCAAAACGACCTCATCCTTGTTTAAATTAACTCTGATTTAAGTTGAAGATTTAGGGGCGATCGCCGCGATCTCCTCTAAACCCCCAAAAAATAATCACAATAAAAAAGCCGTTTCCCTAAATTTCGAGGAGACGGCCTTTTTTTATCTATCTGTCAAATCACCCCGTAGTTCTATAACTAAAGCTAGCAAGATGAGTACACAAACCTTGGGGTTTAAAAGTGGAGGATTTTTTAAAAAATTTCGTTTACTTCGCGAAAATTTCACAAATCCCCGCCTGTGTCGTCCTAAACTGATTGGCTTTGACCATAGCTCTTGTGAGTAACTTAGGGCACAACTAAAACAGGACAAGGCGAAAGGTTAGTGACTTTACTGGTGACACTCTCTGCCGCACCATCTTGGGTTAGCCCCATACCTCGACAACCCATCACAATGAGATCCGCTTCAATTTCATCAGCAACATCGCAGATGGTAAAGGACGGCATCCCTTCCCGTTCAATGGTGTCAGCCTCAATGCCAGCCTTTTCGAATAAATCATGCGCCCCCTGTAGCAATTTAGCGACAGCGTCCTCAGAGTTCATCACATTTGTCTCACCAGACTCCGGCGGCTCCACCACCGACAAAAGCACAAGACGGCTCTGGAACGCTTTCACAAGATTTACCACCGTTTCTGCAGCATCGCGTGCTTCGCGACTTTGATCAATCGG
The window above is part of the [Limnothrix rosea] IAM M-220 genome. Proteins encoded here:
- a CDS encoding universal stress protein, coding for MFKTILFPIDQSREARDAAETVVNLVKAFQSRLVLLSVVEPPESGETNVMNSEDAVAKLLQGAHDLFEKAGIEADTIEREGMPSFTICDVADEIEADLIVMGCRGMGLTQDGAAESVTSKVTNLSPCPVLVVP